In one window of Cololabis saira isolate AMF1-May2022 chromosome 23, fColSai1.1, whole genome shotgun sequence DNA:
- the rassf8b gene encoding ras association domain-containing protein 8b isoform X2, with product MKAMELKVWVDGVQRIVCGVTEFTTCQEVVIALAQAIGRTGRYTLIEKWRETERHLAPHENPVVSLNKWGQYASDVQLILQRTGPSVSERPTSEGLARVPERGLYRQSLPPLAKLRPPGTDRSLKRKEPKRKSLTFTGGARGLREIFGKSRDTEAKQPQQRGVSLSLSRLGGGGTASVPGSPARELSRLVQLQRDKLQALESRLLGCEDELRDWEEAAGEATEEGNLEDELLLLEQQARRNDAEVEEEEFWQNELQIEQESERQLRQQLAELQGRVRDCEAKLSEYLARIQGMETGLEQERLQQEAELNQKVKEEEVQVQLEKVKAELDMQSQLTARLESSCRALERSLCQSGKRLQEKEQALEQLTKELRQVNLQQFIQQTGTKVTVLPAQPTGENNEMELGSLRRLGSSRLLPSDLRALQSTVSSSLNPEGIYV from the exons ATGAAGGCCATGGAGCTGAAAGTGTGGGTGGACGGAGTGCAGCGCATTGTGTGCGGAGTCACAGAGTTCACCACATGCCAGGAAGTGGTCATTGCTTTGGCTCAAGCCATCG GACGCACCGGCAGATACACTTTGATCGAGAAATGGCGGGAGACGGAGCGCCACTTGGCGCCGCACGAAAACCCCGTGGTGTCCCTCAACAAGTGGGGTCAGTATGCCAGCGACGTGCAGCTCATCCTCCAACGGACCGGCCCGTCGGTCAGCGAGCGGCCGACCTCTGAGGGACTGGCTCGCGTCCCAGAACGGGGGCTCTACCGCCAGAGCCTCCCACCTCTGGCCAAGCTCCGCCCACCAGGGACGGACCGCTCGCTCAAACGCAAGGAGCCCAAACGCAAGTCTCTGACCTTCACCGGGGGGGCCAGGGGTCTGCGGGAAATATTTGGAAAAAGCAGAGACACCGAAG CCAAACAGCCCCAGCAGCGCGGGGTGAGTCTGAGCCTGAGCAGACTCGGAGGCGGTGGAACGGCATCTGTACCTGGGAGTCCGGCCAGAGAGCTGAGCCGGCTGGTGCAGCTGCAGAGAGACAAACTCCAGGCCCTGGAGAGCCGTCTGCTGGGCTGCGAGGACGAGCTGCGAGACTGGGAGGAAGCCGCTGGCGAGGCCACTGAA GAAGGAAACTTGGAGGATGAGCTGCTGCTTTTGGAGCAGCAAGCGAGGAGGAACGAtgctgaggtggaggaggaggaattcTGGCAGAACGAGCTGCAGATCGAGCAGGAGAGCGAGCGGCAGCTGCGGCAGCAGCTAGCAGAGCTGCAGGGACGCGTGCGTGACTGCGAGGCCAAGCTTTCAGAGTACCTGGCACGCATTCAG GGCATGGAAACAGGCCTGGAGCAGGAGCGACTGCAGCAGGAGGCCGAACTCAATCAGAAGGTCAAGGAGGAGGAG GTGCAGGTCCAGCTGGAGAAAGTTAAGGCGGAGCTGGACATGCAAAGCCAACTCACAGCGCGGCTGGAGAGCAGCTGCAGGGCGTTGGAGCGCTCACTGTGCCAGTCAGGCAAGAGATTACAG GAGAAGGAGCAGGCGCTGGAGCAGCTGACGAAGGAGCTGCGACAGGTCAACCTGCAGCAGTTCATTCAGCAGACTGGCACCAAGGTCACTGTGCTGCCTGCTCAACCCACAGGAGAGAACAATG AGATGGAGTTAGGCTCTCTGAGGCGACTCGGCTCCTCCCGGCTCCTGCCCAGCGACCTCCGCGCTCTGCAGAGCACCGTGTCCTCCAGCCTCAACCCAGAGGGCATCTACGTCTGA
- the rassf8b gene encoding ras association domain-containing protein 8b isoform X1, whose protein sequence is MKAMELKVWVDGVQRIVCGVTEFTTCQEVVIALAQAIGRTGRYTLIEKWRETERHLAPHENPVVSLNKWGQYASDVQLILQRTGPSVSERPTSEGLARVPERGLYRQSLPPLAKLRPPGTDRSLKRKEPKRKSLTFTGGARGLREIFGKSRDTEAKQPQQRGVSLSLSRLGGGGTASVPGSPARELSRLVQLQRDKLQALESRLLGCEDELRDWEEAAGEATEQEGNLEDELLLLEQQARRNDAEVEEEEFWQNELQIEQESERQLRQQLAELQGRVRDCEAKLSEYLARIQGMETGLEQERLQQEAELNQKVKEEEVQVQLEKVKAELDMQSQLTARLESSCRALERSLCQSGKRLQEKEQALEQLTKELRQVNLQQFIQQTGTKVTVLPAQPTGENNEMELGSLRRLGSSRLLPSDLRALQSTVSSSLNPEGIYV, encoded by the exons ATGAAGGCCATGGAGCTGAAAGTGTGGGTGGACGGAGTGCAGCGCATTGTGTGCGGAGTCACAGAGTTCACCACATGCCAGGAAGTGGTCATTGCTTTGGCTCAAGCCATCG GACGCACCGGCAGATACACTTTGATCGAGAAATGGCGGGAGACGGAGCGCCACTTGGCGCCGCACGAAAACCCCGTGGTGTCCCTCAACAAGTGGGGTCAGTATGCCAGCGACGTGCAGCTCATCCTCCAACGGACCGGCCCGTCGGTCAGCGAGCGGCCGACCTCTGAGGGACTGGCTCGCGTCCCAGAACGGGGGCTCTACCGCCAGAGCCTCCCACCTCTGGCCAAGCTCCGCCCACCAGGGACGGACCGCTCGCTCAAACGCAAGGAGCCCAAACGCAAGTCTCTGACCTTCACCGGGGGGGCCAGGGGTCTGCGGGAAATATTTGGAAAAAGCAGAGACACCGAAG CCAAACAGCCCCAGCAGCGCGGGGTGAGTCTGAGCCTGAGCAGACTCGGAGGCGGTGGAACGGCATCTGTACCTGGGAGTCCGGCCAGAGAGCTGAGCCGGCTGGTGCAGCTGCAGAGAGACAAACTCCAGGCCCTGGAGAGCCGTCTGCTGGGCTGCGAGGACGAGCTGCGAGACTGGGAGGAAGCCGCTGGCGAGGCCACTGAA CAGGAAGGAAACTTGGAGGATGAGCTGCTGCTTTTGGAGCAGCAAGCGAGGAGGAACGAtgctgaggtggaggaggaggaattcTGGCAGAACGAGCTGCAGATCGAGCAGGAGAGCGAGCGGCAGCTGCGGCAGCAGCTAGCAGAGCTGCAGGGACGCGTGCGTGACTGCGAGGCCAAGCTTTCAGAGTACCTGGCACGCATTCAG GGCATGGAAACAGGCCTGGAGCAGGAGCGACTGCAGCAGGAGGCCGAACTCAATCAGAAGGTCAAGGAGGAGGAG GTGCAGGTCCAGCTGGAGAAAGTTAAGGCGGAGCTGGACATGCAAAGCCAACTCACAGCGCGGCTGGAGAGCAGCTGCAGGGCGTTGGAGCGCTCACTGTGCCAGTCAGGCAAGAGATTACAG GAGAAGGAGCAGGCGCTGGAGCAGCTGACGAAGGAGCTGCGACAGGTCAACCTGCAGCAGTTCATTCAGCAGACTGGCACCAAGGTCACTGTGCTGCCTGCTCAACCCACAGGAGAGAACAATG AGATGGAGTTAGGCTCTCTGAGGCGACTCGGCTCCTCCCGGCTCCTGCCCAGCGACCTCCGCGCTCTGCAGAGCACCGTGTCCTCCAGCCTCAACCCAGAGGGCATCTACGTCTGA